In Aristaeella hokkaidonensis, the following are encoded in one genomic region:
- a CDS encoding histidinol-phosphatase HisJ family protein produces MTDGHIHIERGPYTLEWIRKFVDKAVEMELDEIRLLEHNFRFEEFVSMYDSVCAHSEFVNEWFHRVGGVKKLDEYLELIEKVRKEQFPVKIKFGLEICYFPEFEGLTAELTKDKGFDFLLGSMHFVDDFAFDHKPEHWIGVDVDRIYRRYFEDSVLLARSGLFDGIGHPDTIKLFGYKPSYSLTEYYEKLAEALAENGMYADQNSGAARRCPDTASLGMDGELIRILKKHQVKIITSSDAHCPEDVGDKIRELNDCIQNC; encoded by the coding sequence ATGACAGATGGCCATATTCATATTGAACGGGGACCGTATACACTGGAGTGGATCAGGAAGTTTGTGGACAAGGCGGTGGAGATGGAACTGGATGAGATCCGTCTGCTGGAACACAATTTCCGCTTTGAAGAGTTTGTGTCCATGTATGATTCTGTGTGCGCGCACAGCGAATTTGTAAATGAGTGGTTTCACCGGGTGGGCGGTGTAAAAAAGCTGGACGAATACCTGGAACTGATTGAGAAAGTCAGGAAGGAACAGTTCCCTGTAAAAATCAAGTTCGGGCTCGAGATATGCTACTTCCCGGAATTTGAAGGGTTGACTGCTGAACTGACCAAGGATAAGGGTTTTGATTTCCTGCTGGGCAGTATGCACTTTGTGGATGATTTTGCCTTTGATCACAAGCCCGAACACTGGATTGGTGTGGACGTGGACAGGATCTATCGCAGGTACTTTGAGGATTCCGTTTTATTGGCCAGGAGCGGGCTTTTTGACGGGATCGGACATCCGGATACCATTAAACTGTTTGGCTATAAGCCGTCGTACTCACTGACGGAATACTACGAAAAGCTGGCAGAAGCGCTGGCGGAGAACGGAATGTACGCGGACCAGAACAGCGGTGCGGCCAGAAGATGTCCGGATACAGCTTCCCTGGGTATGGATGGGGAACTGATCAGGATCCTGAAGAAACACCAAGTGAAAATCATCACTTCTTCTGACGCGCATTGTCCGGAAGATGTGGGGGATAAAATCAGGGAATTGAACGATTGTATACAGAATTGCTGA
- a CDS encoding helicase HerA-like domain-containing protein, protein MLYDGKIWIGSCDKGPVFLLPSMANRHGLIAGATGTGKTVSLKVLAEGFSDMGVPVFLSDIKSDLSGMVMDGAESEAIDKRLAKCGVPREVFKYTSYPTEYWDVYGEQGIPIRATVQDMGPLLMSRMLNLNETQSGVMNIAFRVAGRENIPLEHLQDLKNLLIHVGENAKEYTLEYGNVSAASVGAIQRAVGVLEDQGGNVFFREPAIDINDWIQVDPASGRGKINILCADRLFNNPTMYSTFLLWMLTKLYDLLPERGDADKPIVVFFFDEAHLLFNNCSRSLMEKIEQVVRLVRSKGVGVYFITQSPADIPMTILGQLGNRIQHALRAYTPLDQKAVKVAAQTFRTNPSFDTEEAITTLKTGEALVSFLDEHGAPSVVERATILPPQSYMGAISQEIRRMVIDASPMKDKYADEIPADDPGTQEQPTPPAPPVPQVQEMDPQRFKLINGQWYYF, encoded by the coding sequence GTGCTTTACGATGGCAAGATCTGGATCGGGTCCTGTGATAAAGGCCCTGTGTTTCTGCTGCCTTCCATGGCCAACCGCCACGGCCTGATCGCCGGCGCGACAGGTACCGGTAAAACCGTATCCCTGAAGGTGCTGGCGGAAGGCTTTTCCGACATGGGCGTTCCGGTGTTCCTGAGTGATATCAAGAGCGACCTGAGCGGCATGGTGATGGACGGCGCTGAGTCAGAAGCGATTGATAAGCGGCTGGCAAAATGCGGCGTACCGAGGGAAGTGTTCAAATATACCTCCTATCCGACAGAATACTGGGACGTATACGGAGAACAGGGCATCCCGATCCGGGCAACAGTACAGGACATGGGTCCGCTGCTGATGAGCCGGATGCTGAACCTGAATGAGACCCAGAGCGGCGTGATGAATATCGCGTTCCGGGTGGCAGGCCGGGAAAACATCCCGCTGGAGCACCTGCAGGACCTGAAAAACCTGCTGATCCATGTGGGTGAGAATGCGAAGGAATATACCCTGGAGTACGGCAATGTTTCCGCAGCCAGCGTGGGCGCCATCCAGCGGGCTGTGGGCGTGCTGGAAGACCAGGGCGGCAACGTGTTTTTCCGGGAGCCGGCCATTGACATCAACGACTGGATCCAGGTTGACCCGGCCAGCGGCAGGGGTAAGATCAACATCCTGTGTGCAGACCGGCTGTTCAACAATCCTACGATGTATTCCACCTTCCTGCTGTGGATGCTGACGAAGCTGTATGATCTGCTTCCTGAGCGGGGAGACGCCGATAAGCCGATTGTTGTGTTCTTCTTCGATGAAGCACACCTGCTGTTCAACAACTGCAGCCGGTCACTGATGGAAAAGATTGAGCAGGTGGTCCGGCTGGTCCGCTCCAAGGGCGTGGGCGTATACTTTATCACCCAGAGCCCGGCGGACATCCCGATGACGATTCTCGGCCAGCTGGGAAACAGGATCCAGCATGCATTGCGGGCTTATACCCCGCTGGATCAGAAAGCCGTGAAAGTCGCCGCACAGACGTTCCGGACGAATCCGTCCTTTGATACAGAAGAAGCCATTACCACCCTGAAGACAGGCGAGGCGCTGGTTTCTTTCCTGGATGAGCACGGAGCTCCGAGCGTGGTGGAGCGGGCCACCATACTTCCCCCGCAAAGCTATATGGGTGCGATCAGCCAGGAAATCCGCAGGATGGTCATCGACGCCAGTCCCATGAAGGACAAGTATGCCGATGAAATTCCTGCTGATGATCCCGGAACTCAGGAACAGCCGACACCGCCTGCACCGCCGGTACCACAGGTACAGGAAATGGATCCACAGCGGTTTAAGCTGATAAACGGCCAGTGGTACTATTTCTGA
- the mscL gene encoding large conductance mechanosensitive channel protein MscL, with protein sequence MKKLLKEFKDFAMKGNVLDLAVAVVLGAAFNKVVTAVVEIFLNPIIESLPKIEEGGSAWTAPLISFAAVVVEFLLTALVLFLIVKAANKAKNLKKKEEAPAEPTTKVCPFCQSEISIKATRCPHCTSELKD encoded by the coding sequence ATGAAAAAGCTTTTGAAAGAGTTCAAGGATTTTGCAATGAAGGGTAACGTCCTGGATCTGGCGGTTGCCGTCGTTCTGGGCGCTGCGTTCAACAAGGTTGTCACCGCTGTAGTGGAAATCTTCCTGAACCCCATTATCGAGAGCCTGCCCAAGATTGAAGAAGGCGGATCCGCATGGACTGCTCCCCTGATTTCCTTCGCGGCTGTGGTTGTTGAATTCCTCCTGACCGCACTGGTGCTCTTCCTCATTGTGAAGGCTGCCAACAAGGCCAAGAACCTGAAGAAGAAGGAAGAAGCTCCCGCGGAACCCACCACCAAGGTGTGCCCCTTCTGCCAGAGCGAGATCAGCATCAAGGCGACCCGCTGCCCGCACTGCACCAGCGAACTGAAAGACTAA